AATAAAAATGATCAATTTAATTGATGGATTAGTTTTATGGACAACTGAATTACTTAATATGTACCCATTAATTGCGTTTTTCATAGTTCTTGATTACTTCATTGATTACTTTTGCTAGATCTTTAACTGTTCTTGGTTCGTAGTCATACAGTTTTTTAAAGATCGGATTTCTTAATGACAAGTCATTAATGACTTGAACCACATGAGGCAGTGCAATTGATGTTGTTTGCATGATCTCAGGGTTAGTAAAGATCTGATATGGCGTGCCTGATGTTAAGATCTTACCTTTATCTAATAAGATTACCTCATCAGCAATCTCAAGCACTTTTTCCATCTGGTGGGTGATCACGATCACGGTTTTATTCTCTTTTTTTGATTCAAGAATTAGTTCTACCATCTCGCTTTCACCCTTAGGGTCTAATCCAGCGGTTGGTTCATCAAAGATGATAATCTCTGATTGGATTGCTAAGATCCCAGCAATCGCTACCCGTCTTTTTTGTCCACCTGATAGTTCAAACGGACTAACATCTAAATAAGAAGAATCAAGCCCCATCCGGTTAAGATAGAATTTAGCTAGTTTGGCTGCTTCTTCTTTATGAACACCAAGTGCTACTGGTCCAAACATAATATCTTTTTGGATCGTATCTTTAAATAATTGGTATTCAGGAAACTGAAATACCATTGAGATGATCTTTCTTAACCGTTTGAAATTTTTAATCTTTTTGGTATTAGGTGATATCACGATATCGTGATTGTTCTTAAAATCACGGATCGATAATGTGCCATATTTTGAGGTTAACAACCCATTAAAATGGGTTACTAACGTTGATTTACCACTACCAGAATTCCCAATAATACAGTAAATCTTATTCTTTTCAAAGGTAAAATCGATGCCGTTAAGCGCCCAAAATTCTTCAGGTGTTTTTTCATCAAAAACACATTTTAACCCTTGAGCACGTAAAACCTCATCACCTACTAAAGGAGTTGGTGCATACTTTAGTCTTTTTGATCAACTCTTGAACATATATTATCGATTAATTCATTATATCGTAAAGTCGAATTAATTTTCTCATCCAACTCATTTAATTGCATCGCTAGATCTAAACTAAAAGGCACATCTAAATTAATATCTCTTAAGAACTGCTTATCCTTAAAGATCTCATCAGGTCGACCTTGCTTGATTAAATTTCCGTGATCCATCACCAAAACGCGATCACAATTAACCACTTCTTCCATATCGTGGGTAATTGAAATCACTGTTTTACCTTGATTACGTAATTGAAGCATAAAGCTTTTAATATCTTTTTTACCCTTAGGATCTAACATTGATGTTGATTCATCAAATAAGATAATACTTGGGTTGATCGCTAAAACTGAAGCGATCGCTACTCGTTGTTTTTGCCCACCAGATAATTTGTGGGGTTCGAATTTTAATATATCTTTGATCCCAACTTTATCAGCAACAGAATCAATAATTCTTTTAATCTCTCCACGGGGAATCTTACGGTTTTCTAACCCAAAGGCAATATCATCTTCTGCTGTAATCCCAATGAACTGGTTATCTGGGTTTTGAAAAATAATCCCAACGTTGTCACGTAAGAACTTAATATTATCTCGTGAGATCGCATAACCAAATAAATAGATCGTACCTGCAAGTGGTTTTAAGATCCCTGTCAACAACTTAGACATTGTTGATTTTCCAGACCCATTATGACCCACAATACAAACGTATTCTTTTTCATAAATTTCATAAGATACGTTTTTTAGTACTTGTTTTTTAGAGTTA
The nucleotide sequence above comes from Mycoplasmoides gallisepticum. Encoded proteins:
- a CDS encoding energy-coupling factor transporter ATPase, producing the protein MDNKNSVIKFENVSFSYNSKKQVLKNVSYEIYEKEYVCIVGHNGSGKSTMSKLLTGILKPLAGTIYLFGYAISRDNIKFLRDNVGIIFQNPDNQFIGITAEDDIAFGLENRKIPRGEIKRIIDSVADKVGIKDILKFEPHKLSGGQKQRVAIASVLAINPSIILFDESTSMLDPKGKKDIKSFMLQLRNQGKTVISITHDMEEVVNCDRVLVMDHGNLIKQGRPDEIFKDKQFLRDINLDVPFSLDLAMQLNELDEKINSTLRYNELIDNICSRVDQKD
- a CDS encoding ATP-binding cassette domain-containing protein — translated: MFKSWSKRLKYAPTPLVGDEVLRAQGLKCVFDEKTPEEFWALNGIDFTFEKNKIYCIIGNSGSGKSTLVTHFNGLLTSKYGTLSIRDFKNNHDIVISPNTKKIKNFKRLRKIISMVFQFPEYQLFKDTIQKDIMFGPVALGVHKEEAAKLAKFYLNRMGLDSSYLDVSPFELSGGQKRRVAIAGILAIQSEIIIFDEPTAGLDPKGESEMVELILESKKENKTVIVITHQMEKVLEIADEVILLDKGKILTSGTPYQIFTNPEIMQTTSIALPHVVQVINDLSLRNPIFKKLYDYEPRTVKDLAKVINEVIKNYEKRN